In Barnesiella propionica, the genomic window GGGATAGAAATACTGAAATTACCGTTTGCATTATTACTGAAAAAAATAACCTTTTTACCATCGATAAATCCGTCATAAGCAAATGCGTGCCTGGTATCGAGCCGGGCTTTTGTGAACCAGGTATAAACGCCGCTCCATGAATCGTGATTCCCCATAAACCGGTATGTATTACCTATAAGCTTATGATAGCATTTTGTCCATGAGTTGCCTATGAAAATGATGTCATCTCCCGAAAGTTCGTTATGCGCTCCCAGGCCCCGGTTAAGAAGAAAAGAGGCCTGAAAACACGAGTCGCTTTTTTCAATATACCTGTTGAATCGCGGAAAATCTTTCTTTTTAAATCTGTCTACATTATTTATCTCTGTCCAGTGTGGGTATTTGCCGGAAGGAGTAAGAAGATACCTTTCGTCATTGAACATAGATTGCATCCCGTAATATTTTAATATTTTGACCGGCATTTTGTTGATATAATCGTGTGACAAGTCTACCTGTATGCTGTTGCCGATTATCGTGTAAATTACATTTTCAATACATAATGTATCGGTAAATGATACTATTCCTTTTTGTGTCTTTGCGCTTACAGGATTAAAAATATGATTTTTTACTTCAAATTCAATTTTTTGTGCTACCAGCATAGTGTCGGAAGTGATACGGTGGTCATCGGCATATAGTTTTACCGAAAAAGTTTCTGCTGTTTTTGTCTGTTCATCCGTAAACAGATGGTTGCCTCCGCACCATCCTCCGTCCTTAATGTAAAAAGGGCCGATATTGTCGCTGTAGTGAGCCTCATTGGCAATGATAATATTTACCGAATCGGAAAGAATAGAAACACGGTAGAACGTAAACAGATCGTTAGCCATACATTTTTTGAACCAGTAGTTGATTTCATGATGCTCGTCTATTCTGGAAGATATATGTATATTTTCTCCAATCTTCCTTACTGTACTTGAGTTTTCCTGAGAATAGGCCAGCAGGGGAAGAAATATAAACAGCATATATATAATCCGGTTCATTTATTTTGTCAACGTTTTGATGTTCCTACGGGAAATTATATGACGTGCCAGGCGGTCCATTATTTTCTTATCTTCCGGCGAGGTCGATTTGTACATGTCTATAAATCCTTTACTTCCGGTATAGTAAGCAATAGCCGAAGTCTGGAATACTTCATGCCTTTCGAATGCCTTTATATAAGCCAGCATCCGGTCATAAGAAGAATCTTCCGAATCATAGAGCGCGTGGCTGTCACATTCGAATTCCATCGCCATTCCGTTTTTCCGGGCGAGTTCGCAAGCCTCGTCCAGGCGTGAATCGGGAATAGTCTTTGTGAAGAAATGGTTGGGTTGCTGATATGCAATGTCGAAGCCTAATTCTTTCCATTGTTCATATCCCTTGGCTTTCCAATACGGTATCCAGACGAGTTCTTTTTTTTGAGAATGAATGTATTGACTTACGTATTTAGAAAGGTCCTTGCAGGTTGCAATATCCTCATCTACCCAGTAAAAACCGGTAAGTTCCAGATTCTTGAATTCAGCCTTTTTGAAACGGTACATTAATTGGTCTATATACCATTTTGCTGCTTTTATTTGATCTGCCTGAAGATTGAAATCGAGCGAATCTCCGTCTATGGCTCCCCAGTCTTTTTGTTTAGGTAGAGGAATAGCAAGTCCTAAAACTATTTTATGTTTAAAATTCGGTTTACCGATATTCTTCTTTTCATTTTCTATACATTGATCCAGTGCGTCCAAGGCTTTCCCTTTTTCAAACACTCTTTCGATAAGCCATTCCCATTCGGTTTTGCGGGCTTGTTTACTGGCATATCCATAAGCATAATTATAGCCTTTTCCATCGGCAAATTCAAGAAACAGAAAGCCGTCGAACAACCAGTCCTTGGTTCCGTCTGCAAATTGATGAGTTACGTAGGGAATGAATTGATCGGGGGTCCAGTCGATT contains:
- a CDS encoding DUF4855 domain-containing protein, which codes for MKKIVMLIIGGLAVLAPLHKTEARNYEENKYKTNQIRDLALIYQGGTQRIDWTPDQFIPYVTHQFADGTKDWLFDGFLFLEFADGKGYNYAYGYASKQARKTEWEWLIERVFEKGKALDALDQCIENEKKNIGKPNFKHKIVLGLAIPLPKQKDWGAIDGDSLDFNLQADQIKAAKWYIDQLMYRFKKAEFKNLELTGFYWVDEDIATCKDLSKYVSQYIHSQKKELVWIPYWKAKGYEQWKELGFDIAYQQPNHFFTKTIPDSRLDEACELARKNGMAMEFECDSHALYDSEDSSYDRMLAYIKAFERHEVFQTSAIAYYTGSKGFIDMYKSTSPEDKKIMDRLARHIISRRNIKTLTK